A window of Aromatoleum bremense genomic DNA:
GGTTGTCGACCCGCCGCCGGATCCACGTCCAGTTCGCCGTCAGCGCGTTGCGGCTCGTCGACGGTGCGCCGTCGGGGTCGCGTTGCTCGTGCTGCAGGCGCAGCGCGAGGCGCGTGTCGATGTTGCCGCGTGTCTTGGTGCGCGCCACGCCCACCGCCTGGGTCGTCAGCGTCAACCCCTCGACGGTGCTGCGCTCGATCGCGACACCAAAGCTATCCCGATGGCCGGCGCGCGCGGGCGGAAGGAAAACATCCGCGTACGCGGCGTGACGGCGCTGCTCGAGTCGTAGTCCGGTGGCGAGTTCCCAGCCGCGGTCGAGGAGGTTTACGTCGCGCCAGCTCATCTCGGTACGAAAACCGGTGTTGGTCGAATAGCCGACGCCGAAACCGAGGTGTCGGGACTGCGCTTCGGTGATCTGGACCCGGATCGGCACGGCGGCGGCAAGCGCCGGGTCGCGCTCGATATCGACGATCACGGAGGCGAACTGCGGGGAGTTCTGCAGTGCAGTCTGCAGCGCGAGGAGGCGCTCCTGGTCGAACGGCTCGCCGGGCTCCAGCAGGTTGAAACGTTCGACGAAATCGGGAGGAAGATCCTGCAGGCCCGACACCTCGAGCGGGCCGAGGAAAAAGCGCGGCCCGGAGTCGACCGTCACCGAAAGCTGCACGGTTGCGTTGTCCGGATCGACTTCGGCACGGCTGTCGACAATGCGCGCCGCAGCGTAGTCGCGCACCGCGACCCCGTCGAGGAGCCGCGCCTTCGCGTCGTCCCAGGCGCTCTGGCGAAAAGGTTCTCCCGGCGCGAGAGGCCAGGCGCGGCGCAGCGCAGCGCGACGTTCCGCGCGCGCCTTGCCGTCGCCGGCCAGATCGCCGTCGAACAGCAGTTCGACACCGGCGATGCTCGCCTGCGTGCCGGGCTCGACCGACAGCTGCCAGCGGCCATCCGGCTCGCGCTGCAAACGGATCTCGGGTGTGAAATACCCTTCGGTCGCCAGCAGTTCCGCCGCTTCGCGCCGCGTACGCCGGGCCAGCGCGATGCGGTCGGCCTGTGCTTCGGGCAAGGCCTGGTCGTCGCGATCGAGAATGCGCAGATGACGCTCGAGCAGCGGTCGCACGCTGTCGGGCGCGTCGAGTTCGACCTGCAGCGGGGCTTGGGCGAACACGGTGCCGGACGAAAGGCCAAGGCACAGCGCGACGAGCCACAGCCGGAGCAGCGCACGAATCCGGAAAGCTGTCATGACCGGATTCTACGGCAGAGGCGCGGCCTCGGCGGAATCCGGATCGTGCTGCGCCTTCAGGCTGCGGCTGGAGCTCCCGCCGCCTTTCCCGGCATGGACGCCCTACAGCCCGGCATCGTCGGCTCAGCCTTCGAGATGGTAGGCGGTCACGCGCTCCACTTCGTGGGTCGAACCGAGGATCACCGGCACGCGCTGGTGCAGCCTTTCCGGCTGCACGTCGAGGATCCGCTGGCGCCCGGTCGTTGCCGAGCCCCCGGCCTGCTCGACGAGCATCGCCATCGGATTCGCCTCGTACATCAGGCGCAGCTTGCCGCCCTGGTCACGGCATTTCTCGTCCAGCGGATACATGAAGATGCCGCCGCGCGTGAGGACGCGATGCACGTCGGCGACCATCGACGCGACCCAGCGCATGTTGAAATCCTTGCCGCGCGGCCCCGTCTTGCCCTGCTGCAACTCGGCCACATAGCGCTGCACCGGCGGCTCCCAGTGGCGCGCGTTCGATGCGTTGATCGCATATTCCTGTGTATCCACCGGCACCGTCATGAACGGGTGGGTGTAGACGAAGCTGCCCATCTCGCGATCCAGCGTGAAGCCATGCACGCCGT
This region includes:
- a CDS encoding autotransporter assembly complex protein TamA, yielding MTAFRIRALLRLWLVALCLGLSSGTVFAQAPLQVELDAPDSVRPLLERHLRILDRDDQALPEAQADRIALARRTRREAAELLATEGYFTPEIRLQREPDGRWQLSVEPGTQASIAGVELLFDGDLAGDGKARAERRAALRRAWPLAPGEPFRQSAWDDAKARLLDGVAVRDYAAARIVDSRAEVDPDNATVQLSVTVDSGPRFFLGPLEVSGLQDLPPDFVERFNLLEPGEPFDQERLLALQTALQNSPQFASVIVDIERDPALAAAVPIRVQITEAQSRHLGFGVGYSTNTGFRTEMSWRDVNLLDRGWELATGLRLEQRRHAAYADVFLPPARAGHRDSFGVAIERSTVEGLTLTTQAVGVARTKTRGNIDTRLALRLQHEQRDPDGAPSTSRNALTANWTWIRRRVDNLLDPRRGDVLQFDIGGGAKAVLSDQDFLRLYGRYVRYLPFAERDVLILRAEGGATLAPSRDGVPHDFLFRTGGTQTVRGYAFESLGVREGDATVGGRYLATLSAEYVHWFLPQWGAAAFVDAGDAADSRDGFTLKTGYGVGARWKSPAGPLAIDLAYGHEERRLRLHFGIAIAF